Genomic window (Streptomyces sp. TG1A-60):
TGTTGCAGACCGAGGAGTACGCGCGGGCGGTCATGGAGGCCGGGACCGTCGGCGGGACAGGGGCCGAGGCGATCGAGCGCCATGTGTCGCTGCGCATGGCCCGGCAGAAGCTCCTGACCCGGGAGAACCCTCCGCACCTCTGGGTGATCATGGACGAGACGGCGCTGGCGCGGCCGGTGAGCATCCGCTCCGACGTGATGCGCGACCAGCTCGACCGGCTCCTGGAGGTCACCGAGAAGGACCATGTCATTCTCCAGGTCTGCGAGTTCACCAGCGGGCCCCACCCGGGCACCTACGCCCCCTTCTCCCTCTTCCGCTTCGCCGAACCCGAACTCCCCGACATGGTCTACACCGAGTACCTCACCGGCGCCCTCTACCTCGACTCCCGGGACGAGGTCGCCATGCACCTGGAGGTCCTCGACCACATGGCCGCGCACGCGGCGTCCGCCGAGCACACGAGAGACGTCCTGCGGCGCTACCGGGAGAGGTACTGAGCCCCCGAACCAGCCGTGACCCGCGACCGCCCTACGCCGCTCCCCCTTCGGGTCCCTCCCGTCCCCCTCACCGAGACCCGCCTCCCCGGCCACCGGGCTCCGGCGGCCGGGGAGGCGGGGTGCGGACGGCTCGGCCGGGGGTCAGACCAGCTTGGCGGAGAGGGTGATCGGTACCGCCTTGAGGGCCTGGCTGACGGGGCAGTTCACCTTGGCGCCCTCGGCGGCGGCCACGAAGCCCTCCTCGTCGAGGCCGGGCACGGTGCCCTCCACGGTGAGATGGACGCCCGTGATGCCCTCGCCCGGCTGGAAGGTCACGTCGGCGGAAGTGACGAGCTTGGTGGGCGGGGTGCCGGCACCGGCGAGGGCGTGGGAGAACGCCATGGAGAAGCAGCTGGAGTGGGCAGCCGCGATCAGCTCCTCGGGGCTGGTTTTGCCGTTCGCCTCCTGGGTGCGAGCGGCCCACGTCACCGGCTGCTCGGCGATGGCGCCGGAGGAGTCGAAGGTGACGACACCGTTGCCCTCTAGCAGGTTGCCTTCCCAGACGGTGTGTGCGGAGCGCGTGGTAGCCACGGTCATTCCTTTCGCGTGTGGTCCCGGTTTCCGGGTGTCGGTGCCGGGTTGCCTGCCCCCATCCGATCACACTCCGGGACATCCCAGGCTCACCGCACCCGGAACTTGGCCTCCCGCGCGGTGAACGGCAGTCGAGCACCCCGTGGACCCGGTGCTCTATGCGTCCGCAGGGTTCTGTTCCTTGGCGGGTGCGGGTCGTTCGTGGCCGGGCGCGCGGTCGCCCGCGCCCCTCGGGGGCGCGCTGCCGTGGGCCAGCGGTACTTGGGGGCCGTTCGCCTCGCGCAGCCATCGCCTCAGTACGTGGTGGATCCGTTCGGCGCCGACCAGGTCCTCGCCGTCCTCGACCGGCGCGGAGAACACCAGCGGGGACATGAGGAAGGGGCGGGCCTGGCAGCCGCCGAGACCGCCGTGGGAGCCGATCTGCTCCTCGAACGCGAGGACCTCGCCCTCGGCCGGGTCGTACCAGGAGTTGACCATGATGTCGGCGACGTGCGGGAAGCCGTGCGTGCGGCGTACGGCGTCGGCGGCGCCCGGACCGAAGTCGGCGAGAGGGCCCGGGTGTTCGTCGCTCAGCTCGTCGACCGGGATCTCCGTGCCGTGCGAGCCGAGGACGACGCCGCCGTGCTCCTCGCTGCGGACGAGGACGAAGCCGATGCCCGGATGGTTGGCGAGAGTGGAGAGCAGGGCCGGGTGGCGGGCGTCGATCTCCTCACGGCTCATCCGGTGCGACACGTCCGGGAAGGAGACGAGGCCGAGGTTGCCGGAGGCGAGGACGATGGGCTCCGAGCGGCGCGTCGGCCGGTACTCCTCGCCGCCCTCCTCGACGGGGATGCGCAGCGCGGCCCGGACCGCCGACCGTGCCTCGGCGCCGCTGTGGGTGCGCTGGGCGCGGCGCGGTACGGGCAGGCCGCAACCGGCGCGGACCAGGTCGCCGAGGGTGAGGCCGTAGCGGCTCAGGAAGGTCTCGCCGGGGCTCTGGCCGTGGTCGGAGAGCAGGACGATCCGGTAGGCGCGCGGGGCGTGTTCGGCGACCTGGGCGATCAACGCGAGGGAACGGTCGAGGCGTTCGAGGACCTGCGCGGCATCCCGGCTGTGCGGGCCGGAGTGGTGGGCGACCTCGTCGTACGCCACCAGGTCCGCGTAGATCGCCGTGCGGCCCGCGAACATGTCGCCGATCACCGCGGTGACGACGACGTCGCGTTCGACGACGGTCGCGAAGGCGCGGATGAACGGGTAGAGACCGCCGCGCTTGACGCGGGGCCGCTGCCTGGCGAACCGTGCGCGCGTGGACTGGCCGGTCTCCCGCAGGACGTCGGCGACGAAGGACATGGCGGTGCGTACGGCGTTGGCCGGGTCGGAGAAGTACGCGAAGTACCCGGCGCGCGAGCGGTTGCGCCTGTCCCTGCGGGCCGCGATCGACAGGACGAGCGCGAGCTGCTCCGCGCCGCCGCTGAAGAGGTTGCCGCGGCTGGCGCCGTCGACGGTGAGCAGACCGCCGTCGCCGGTGCGGTCGATGGCCCGGCGCTGGAGTTCGGCGGCGCTGGAGGGCCGGTTGCAGACCACCACCTCCCGGCTGTCCTTCTCGTACCAGCGGAAGGCCGGCACGTCGTCGTTGCTGCCGTGCAGGATGCCGAGCTGGCTGGCGCCGGTCTGGCTGGACCAGTCGGTGCGCCACGGGGTGAGCCGGTGGGTGGGCCGGACGTGCGTGGTCCCGTCCGCCGGCCGGCCGAGCCAGGCGGCCACGGTCGGCATGAGGCCTCGCTCCGCCGCCGTCTCCAGCACGTCGTGGCCGACGCCGTCGAGCTGGAGGAAGAGGGTTCCGGGCCCGGCGGGCCCCGGCCCGCCGTGGGCGTGCCGGCGACGGCGGTAGGCCAGCCGGTACAGGCGGCGCCGGTAGGCGTCGTCGTCCCGTACGGCGAGGGCACCACCGGTGGCGGAGGCGACGGCGGACATCACCGCGGCGACCACCACGGCGGTCTCGGGCGCCGCCGCACCCTGCCCGGAGGGGCTGATCCGCAGTGCGAGGAGGAGCAGCGAGCCGTTGAGGAAGAAGACCAGCAGACCGAG
Coding sequences:
- a CDS encoding phage holin family protein, which codes for MLAVWVVSTLTMLVLAGALPDFRLQSETGESATQIAVTAAFGAGAFGLLSSLVWPLLVRALLLVPALVLGLLVFFLNGSLLLLALRISPSGQGAAAPETAVVVAAVMSAVASATGGALAVRDDDAYRRRLYRLAYRRRRHAHGGPGPAGPGTLFLQLDGVGHDVLETAAERGLMPTVAAWLGRPADGTTHVRPTHRLTPWRTDWSSQTGASQLGILHGSNDDVPAFRWYEKDSREVVVCNRPSSAAELQRRAIDRTGDGGLLTVDGASRGNLFSGGAEQLALVLSIAARRDRRNRSRAGYFAYFSDPANAVRTAMSFVADVLRETGQSTRARFARQRPRVKRGGLYPFIRAFATVVERDVVVTAVIGDMFAGRTAIYADLVAYDEVAHHSGPHSRDAAQVLERLDRSLALIAQVAEHAPRAYRIVLLSDHGQSPGETFLSRYGLTLGDLVRAGCGLPVPRRAQRTHSGAEARSAVRAALRIPVEEGGEEYRPTRRSEPIVLASGNLGLVSFPDVSHRMSREEIDARHPALLSTLANHPGIGFVLVRSEEHGGVVLGSHGTEIPVDELSDEHPGPLADFGPGAADAVRRTHGFPHVADIMVNSWYDPAEGEVLAFEEQIGSHGGLGGCQARPFLMSPLVFSAPVEDGEDLVGAERIHHVLRRWLREANGPQVPLAHGSAPPRGAGDRAPGHERPAPAKEQNPADA
- a CDS encoding helix-turn-helix transcriptional regulator, translated to MSERRAAPTVGQVVLGRRLRELREAAGLKREEAARVLRVAPATVRRMETADVALKIPYVQVLLTTYGVAEHDVAAFVTLAEEANQPGWWQRFHDVLPDWFSLYVSLEGAAYLIRQYEPHFVPGMLQTEEYARAVMEAGTVGGTGAEAIERHVSLRMARQKLLTRENPPHLWVIMDETALARPVSIRSDVMRDQLDRLLEVTEKDHVILQVCEFTSGPHPGTYAPFSLFRFAEPELPDMVYTEYLTGALYLDSRDEVAMHLEVLDHMAAHAASAEHTRDVLRRYRERY
- a CDS encoding OsmC family protein, giving the protein MATTRSAHTVWEGNLLEGNGVVTFDSSGAIAEQPVTWAARTQEANGKTSPEELIAAAHSSCFSMAFSHALAGAGTPPTKLVTSADVTFQPGEGITGVHLTVEGTVPGLDEEGFVAAAEGAKVNCPVSQALKAVPITLSAKLV